The Acidimicrobiales bacterium genome contains the following window.
GGCCCGCTCCCGGAGGGCCCGGCCGATCAGGCCGGCGATGCCGGCCATCTCCGGTTCGGTCATGCCCGTGGTGGTGACGGCGGCCGTCCCGATCCGAAGCCCGCTGGTGACGAACGGCGAGCGCGGATCGCCCGGGATCTGGTTCTTGTTGAGCGTGATGCCGGCCCGGTCCAGCGTCTCCTGTGCCTCCTTGCCGGTGAGCTCGGCGTCGAAGGTCTGCAGGTCGACGAGCATCAGGTGGTTGTCCGTCCCCCCCGACACGATGCGGAATCCCTCACCGGCCAGCGCGCTGGCCAGCGCCTGGGCGTTGCGCACGATCTGGGCGGCGTACGCCCGGAAGCCGGGTTGGGCCGCCTCTCGGAACGCGACCGCCTTGGCGGCGATGACGTGCTCGAGCGGCCCGCCCTGGAGGCCGGGGAAGACGGCCTTGTCGATGGCCTTGGCGTGCTCCGCGGTCGACAGGATGCAGCCACCGCGCGGGCCGCGCAGCGTCTTGTGGGTGGTGAAGGTGACGACGTCGGCCAGAGGCACCGGCGAGGGATGGGCGCCGCCGGCGACCAGCCCGGCGATGTGGGCGGCGTCGAACAGGAAGATGGCGCCGACCTCGTCGGCGATGGAACGCAGGGGCGCAGGGTCGATGATCCGCGGGTAGGCGGTGGCCCCGGCCACCAGCATCTTCGGGCGGTGCTCGAGGGCCAGGTCGCGGATCCGGTCGAGGTCGAGGCGCTCGTCGCTCTCGGTGACGCCGTAGGACACGAAGCGGTAGATGCGCCCGCTGAAGTTCACCGGCGAGCCGTGGGTGAGGTGGCCGCCCTGGTCGAGGCGCATGCCGAGCACCGTGTCGCCCGGCTCCAGCAGGGCCAGGTATGCCGCCATGTTGGCGTTGGCTCCCGAGTGGGGCTGCACGTTGGCGTGGTCGGCGCCGAACAACGACGTGGCCCGTGCGATGGCCAGCGCCTCCGCCTCGTCGACGATCTGGTTGCCGCCGTAGTACCGCTTGCCCGGATACCCCTCGGCGTACTTGTTGGTGAGCACGGACCCGGTGGCCTCGAGCACGGCAGGCGAGGTGAAGTTCTCCGACGCGATCAGCTGGAGTGTCGTCTGCTGGCGCTCGAGCTCCCGATCGACGATCGAGAACAGCTCGTCGTCCCTCGGGGCCGGTGCCATCAGGCCACCTCGCCGAGCAGAGGTTCCGT
Protein-coding sequences here:
- the glyA gene encoding serine hydroxymethyltransferase; this encodes MAPAPRDDELFSIVDRELERQQTTLQLIASENFTSPAVLEATGSVLTNKYAEGYPGKRYYGGNQIVDEAEALAIARATSLFGADHANVQPHSGANANMAAYLALLEPGDTVLGMRLDQGGHLTHGSPVNFSGRIYRFVSYGVTESDERLDLDRIRDLALEHRPKMLVAGATAYPRIIDPAPLRSIADEVGAIFLFDAAHIAGLVAGGAHPSPVPLADVVTFTTHKTLRGPRGGCILSTAEHAKAIDKAVFPGLQGGPLEHVIAAKAVAFREAAQPGFRAYAAQIVRNAQALASALAGEGFRIVSGGTDNHLMLVDLQTFDAELTGKEAQETLDRAGITLNKNQIPGDPRSPFVTSGLRIGTAAVTTTGMTEPEMAGIAGLIGRALRERADAAAIGAVRDEVGALCSKFPPYPAP